The Chiloscyllium plagiosum isolate BGI_BamShark_2017 unplaced genomic scaffold, ASM401019v2 scaf_6794, whole genome shotgun sequence genome includes the window CTTCAAAGAATGGGGAAGATATGAGGAAGACTTGAGGAGAGTGCACTCCTTGTTGCGTTAGATAGTTCACTGCCTCTTCCCTGATCTTGTGTAATGTCTCGTGTTGGTCTGTGATTGTGCCTTGCTGTCTCTGACACACTGCAATGTCATTGTCAATCTTACTGCGGACAAAGTAAAAATGGGCACCGCTCTCCTGGATCCATTGGGCAAGAGTGGTATGACTCGCTTTGAAACGTTCCGAAGCCACGATGATGAAAAAGTCATAGCGATGGAAGCCCACCTTCTCCCGGTAGCTCTCCACCTGAAAGTCAGGGGTCCCTAAGCCAGGCAGGTCCCAGAGGACAACGTGATGGAAGGCAGGGTGTGGGTAAGGGCTTGGAGCCACAGTGGTTTCGGTCACCCCAGTAGGAGCTGCTCCAGGGTGGTCATCAGGAACACCGCGCAGAGCATTAACCAGCGAGGAtttcccagcaccagcctccccaatcacACCCACATTGACGACAATACCATCCTGTTCCAACCCACAGCTCAAAATCTGAGAGACCAGGTTAGGAAGACCGCCCTCTTCAAACACATGTTTCAGACTGTCCCGCTCTGCTTGGCCAATCCGATCAAATATTTCACCCCTAGGAATGAGAACATCACCACAATATCAGCCAGGGTACCaaccgctccctcagcactgatcctccgacagtgcggcactccctcagcactgaccctccgacagtgcggcactccctcagcactgactctccgacagtNNNNNNNNNNNNNNNNNNNNNNNNNNNNNNNNNNNNNNNNNNNNNNNNNNNNNNNNNNNNNNNNNNNNNNNNNNNNNNNNNNNNNNNNNNNNNNNNNNNNNNNNNNNNNNNNNNNNNNNNNNNNNNNNNNNNNNNNNNNNNNNNNNNNNNNNNNNNNNNNNNNNNNNNNNNNNNNNNNNNNNNNNNNNNNNNNNNNNNNNNNNNNNNNNNNNNNNNNNNNNNNNNNNNNNNNNNNNNNNNNNNNNNNNNNNNNNNNNNNNNNNNNNNNNNNNNNNNNNNNNNNNNNNNNNNNNNNNNNNNNNNNNNNNNNNNNNNNNNNNNNNNNNNNNNNNNNNNNNNNNNNNNNNNNNNNNNNNNNNNNNNNNNNNNNNNNNNNNNNNNNNNNNNNNNNNNNNNNNNNNNNNNNNNNNNNNNNNNNNNNNNNNNNNNNNNNNNNNNNNNNNNNNNNNNNNNNNNNNNNNNNNNNNNNNNNNNNNNNNNNNNNNNNNNNNNNNNNNNNNNNNNNNNNNNNNNNNNNNNNNNNNNNNNNNNNNNNNNNNNNNNNNNNNNNNNNNNNNNNNNNNNNNNNNNNNNNNNNNNNNNNNNNNNNNNNNNNNNNNNNNNNNNNNNNNNNNNNNNNNNNNNNNNNNNNNNNNNNNNNNNNNNNNNNNNNNNNNNNNNNNNNNNNNNNNNNNNNNNNNNNNNNNNNNNNNNNNNNNNNNNNNNNNNNNNNNNNNNNNNNNNNNNNNNNNNNNNNNNNNNNNNNNNNNNNNNNNNNNNNNNNNNNNNNNNNNNNNNNNNNNNNNNNNNNNNNNNNNNNNNNNNNNNNNNNNNNNNNNNNNNNNNNNNNNNNNNNNNNNNNNNNNNNNNNNNNNNNNNNNNNNNNNNNNNNNNNNNNNNNNNNNNNNNNNNNNNNNNNNNNNNNNNNNNNNNNNNNNNNNNNNNNNNNNNNNNNNNNNNNNNNNNNNNNNNNNNNNNNNNNNNNNNNNNNNNNNNNNNNNNNNNNNNNNNNNNNNNNNNNNNNNNNNNNNNNNNNNNNNNNNNNNNNNNNNNNNNNNNNNNNNNNNNNNNNNNNNNNNNNNNNNNNNNNNNNNNNNNNNNNNNNNNNNNNNNNNNNNNNNNNNNNNNNNNNNNNNNNNNNNNNNNNNNNNNNNNNNNNNNNNNNNNNNNNNNNNNNNNNNNNNNNNNNNNNNNNNNNNNNNNNNNNNNNNNNNNNNNNNNNNNNNNNNNNNNNNNNNNNNNNNNNNNNNNNNNNNNNNNNNNNNNNNNNNNNNNNNNNNNNNNNNNNNNNNNNNNNNNNNNNNNNNNNNNNNNNNNNNNNNNNNNNNNNNNNNNNNNNNNNNNNNNNNNNNNNNNNNNNNNNNNNNNNNNNNNNNNNNNNNNNNNNNNNNNNNNNNNNNNNNNNNNNNNNNNNNNNNNNNNNNNNNNNNNNNNNNNNNNNNNNNNNNNNNNNNNNNNNNNNNNNNNNNNNNNNNNNNNNNNNNNNNNNNNNNNNNNNNNNNNNNNNNNNNNNNNNNNNNNNNNNNNNNNNNNNNNNNNNNNNNNNNNNNNNNNNNNNNNNNNNNNNNNNNNNNNNNNNNNNNNNNNNNNNNNNNNNNNNNNNNNNNNNNNNNNNNNNNNNNNNNNNNNNNNNNNNNNNNNNNNNNNNNNNNNNNNNNNNNNNNNNNNNNNNNNNNNNNNNNNNNNNNNNNNNNNNNNNNNNNNNNNNNNNNNNNNNNNNNNNNNNNNNNNNNNNNNNNNNNNNNNNNNNNNNNNNNNNNNNNNNNNNNNNNNNNNNNNNNNNNNNNNNNNNNNNNNNNNNNNNNNNNNNNNNNNNNNNNNNNNNNNNNNNNNNNNNNNNNNNNNNNNNNNNNNNNNNNNNNNNNNNNNNNNNNNNNNNNNNNNNNNNNNNNNNNNNNNNNNNNNNNNNNNNNNNNNNNNNNNNNNNNNNNNNNNNNNNNNNNNNNNNNNNNNNNNNNNNNNNNNNNNNNNNNNNNNNNNNNNNNNNNNNNNNNNNNNNNNNNNNNNNNNNNNNNNNNNNNNNNNNNNNNNNNNNNNNNNNNNNNNNNNNNNNNNNNNNNNNNNNNNNNNNNNNNNNNNNNNNNNNNNNNNNNNNNNNNNNNNNNNNNNNNNNNNNNNNNNNNNNNNNNNNNNNNNNNNNNNNNNNNNNNNNNNNNNNNNNNNNNNNNNNNNNNNNNNNNNNNNNNNNNNNNNNNNNNNNNNNNNNNNNNNNNNNNNNNNNNNNNNNNNNNNNNNNNNNNNNNNNNNNNNNNNNNNNNNNNNNNNNNNNNNNNNNNNNNNNNNNNNNNNNNNNNNNNNNNNNNNNNNNNNNNNNNNNNNNNNNNNNNNNNNNNNNNNNNNNNNNNNNNNNNNNNNNNNNNNNNNNNNNNNNNNNNNNNNNNNNNNNNNNNNNNNNNNNNNNNNNNNNNNNNNNNNNNNNNNNNNNNNNNNNNNNNNNNNNNNNNNNNNNNNNNNNNNNNNNNNNNNNNNNNNNNNNNNNNNNNNNNNNNNNNNNNNNNNNNNNNNNNNNNNNNNNNNNNNNNNNNNNNNNNNNNNNNNNNNNNNNNNNNNNNNNNNNNNNNNNNNNNNNNNNNNNNNNNNNNNNNNNNNNNNNNNNNNNNNNNNNNNNNNNNNNNNNNNNNNNNNNNNNNNNNNNNNNNNNNNNNNNNNNNNNNNNNNNNNNNNNNNNNNNNNNNNNNNNNNNNNNNNNNNNNNNNNNNNNNNNNNNNNNNNNNNNNNNNNNNNNNNNNNNNNNNNNNNNNNNNNNNNNNNNNNNNNNNNNNNNNNNNNNNNNNNNNNNNNNNNNNNNNNNNNNNNNNNNNNNNNNNNNNNNNNNNNNNNNNNNNNNNNNNNNNNNNNNNNNNNNNNNNNNNNNNNNNNNNNNNNNNNNNNNNNNNNNNNNNNNNNNNNNNNNNNNNNNNNNNNNNNNNNNNNNNNNNNNNNNNNNNNNNNNNNNNNNNNNNNNNNNNNNNNNNNNNNNNNNNNNNNNNNNNNNNNNNNNNNNNNNNNNNNNNNNNNNNNNNNNNNNNNNNNNNNNNNNNNNNNNNNNNNNNNNNNNNNNNNNNNNNNNNNNNNNNNNNNNNNNNNNNNNNNNNNNNNNNNNNNNNNNNNNNNNNNNNNNNNNNNNNNNNNNNNNNNNNNNNNNNNNNNNNNNNNNNNNNNNNNNNNNNNNNNNNNNNNNNNNNNNNNNNNNNNNNNNNNNNNNNNNNNNNNNNNNNNNNNNNNNNNNNNNNNNNNNNNNNNNNNNNNNNNNNNNNNNNNNNNNNNNNNNNNNNNNNNNNNNNNNNNNNNNNNNNNNNNNNNNNNNNNNNNNNNNNNNNNNNNNNNNNNNNNNNNNNNNNNNNNNNNNNNNNNNNNNNNNNNNNNNNNNNNNNNNNNNNNNNNNNNNNNNNNNNNNNNNNNNNNNNNNNNNNNNNNNNNNNNNNNNNNNNNNNNNNNNNNNNNNNNNNNNNNNNNNNNNNNNNNNNNNNNNNNNNNNNNNNNNNNNNN containing:
- the LOC122547899 gene encoding interferon-inducible GTPase 5-like; its protein translation is MVSDPGVGMLSDPGAGMLSDPSVGMVSDSAAGIVTKIGAWTVSDPGAGIGRNPGARMINDPGVGMVSNPAVGLLSDPTVRMVSDPRAGMVSDSRFGMVTDSRVGMVRDPSEGMVSDPRAGMVRDPSEGMLSDPGAGMVRDPGAGMVWDPRVGMCGDVLIPRGEIFDRIGQAERDSLKHVFEEGGLPNLVSQILSCGLEQDGIVVNVGVIGEAGAGKSSLVNALRGVPDDHPGAAPTGVTETTVAPSPYPHPAFHHVVLWDLPGLGTPDFQVESYREKVGFHRYDFFIIVASERFKASHTTLAQWIQESGAHFYFVRSKIDNDIAVCQRQQGTITDQHETLHKIREEAVNYLTQQGVHSPQVFLISSPFFEDYDSKQLQETLERDVPKFRKQAFLKSIHPVCSGFITRK